The window CGAAGGCTTCTTTGCCACACTGGGCGGTAAGTTTTCCAAATATTCAAATGTCTTCTGTCAGAAATTTCCCTGGATTTTAGTAGTGGGAGGGAAAACACAGATGATCTTGGAAAAACATGGTACCTGTAATGTCCTTGACCTGTTGCTGATGTGGACTGAGGGCAATTGCCCTGTTTCTGGGTAGGAGCTGAAGAAAGTGACAAGtgacactttttaaaaaaacctttcttttggGAGCCACCTGCTCAGTATCCTGAGAACCACAGTGCAGCAATGGAAACCAGCCAGCACCAGATTTTGCAGCTGTTGGATTTGTGCATCTCCTTGGCTCACTTTCTGACTCAAGAGATGACAATTTTGTTCCTCCTATTTTGCAGGGCTGAATCTGCCATTGGCTCTGGTGTGGTGCATGGTGGTACAGGCAAGCAGAGCTGGCTCTCCTCCCCATGCCAGCCTGGTATGGAACCAAACAGATGTGAAACAGAAATTGTGTGTCTAAAAATGTCCTCCTCCATTTGTCTCAGCCTTCAGCCACTTCTACTGTTGTAGTGATTTGGCCCTTGTGGCACAAgtttcctgggaagctgtgggTAGTGAGGGGGAGTCCTGGGATGACGGGCACTTGCTGCACATCAGAGTGTGACCACAGGCTTGCAGGTGCAGATGCTGTCTGGGATGAATGGTGGGATCAGCCTTGAATCTCAAAACACTGCAGCAAAGTGGTTCCTGTGGGTCAGCAGTACAGTGAGAAGGGGTCTCACACTGTCCTACCACATCTGCCCTTGACCATTCTTCATTTATCTTTCTGAACCCTTGTAAGAGATTAAGCTTTGCCAGGGGTTGTCCTCAGGAACATCAATCTGAGGAGGCCTCATGCTGCCATCAGGGtggtttcttttcctgctcaAAGTCCCTGTGTCCCTTTCTGTCCCTCTCCCTGGTGCAGGTGAAATTGCTCTCTGGTCTCTGGTGGTCCTGGCTATCGAAAGATACGTAGTGGTCTGCAAGCCCATGAGCAACTTCCGCTTCGGGGAGAACCATGCCATCATGGGCGTTGCCTTCTCCTGGATCATGGCCTTGGCGTGTGCAGCTCCCCCACTTTTCGGCTGGTCCAGGTAGGGAGGGCATTGGACCCAGTGTCAGGGGTGTGGGAGCCTGGCTGTGGCTCAGCTGTGGCTTCAGCCAGTCTCCTCTGCTGGGTGCTGACCTGCTGGGCTCACCTTGCAGGTACATCCCCGAGGGCATGCAGTGCTCGTGCGGGATCGACTATTACACTCTGAAGCCAGAGGTCAACAATGAATCTTTTGTCATCTACATGTTTGTGGTTCACTTTATGATCCCGCTGTTAATCATTTTCTTCTGCTATGGGAACCTGGTTTGCACTGTCAAGGAGGTGAGTACCCGCCAGATGCAGCAGCCAGTAGGGCTACCtctgtccccagtgctgggaagggACCCACCAGGTTCAAGAATGGTGCCAGGGACAGTCCTCCAGGGGCCAGCTTGGCCATCCATGAAGAGGGAAATAGCAAACTCCAGATGTGCAGCTTGACTGCCATGAGCCCTGACCCACTGGCTCCATCACGTTTCTGCTCCTTCTGCCCGCAGGCTGCCGCCCAGCAGCAGGAGTCTGCCACCACCCAGAAGGCAGAGAAAGAGGTGACTCGCATGGTCATCATCATGGTCATCTCCTTCCTGATCTGCTGGGTCCCCTATGCCAGCGTCGCATTCTACATCTTCACCAACCAGGGATCAGACTTCGGGCCCATCTTCATGACCATCCCGGCATTCTTTGCCAAGAGCTCGGCCATTTACAACCCTGTGATCTACATCGTAATGAACAAACAGGTAACTGGCAGGGTGCCAGGAAACCCCTCTTTTGTGTTTCTCTTTATAACAGCTGGCAGACAGTTAGAGCGTCTCAAGGTGCCAGTGGTCTGGAGCAGGGATTGTTTCCAGGCAATCTAGTCCTGGCACATGGGAAACTGACAGTGCAGCTCATCCTTGGTGTTGCATAAATCTCACAAATGCAAGGCCATTCCACCTGAAATAATGCAGGTGCTGGGTTGGTGGAGGAGCCATGAcgggagcaggcagggctggcagtagATGGGGTGGGCAGCAGACAGGGGAAAGGAGACTCCATATAGGCATAGTTCTTCCTGCaccacagtgctgctgggcttAAAGACAGTCTGCAGCTAAAGCTGATGGTGTCCAGCTGGCTCACCCTGGGCTTCCCTCTCTCCCAGTTCCGCAACTGCATGATCACAACCCTCTGCTGTGGCAAGAACCCACTGGGTGACGAGGACACATCTGCTGGCAAGACAGAGACCTCCTCCGTCTCCACCAGCCAGGTCTCTCCTGCATAGGCCCCTGGGGTGCACCCTGGCAGCACAAACTTAACCCCACCACTGCCACCACCTGCCCCTGCTTCACCGTGGCCAAGGCCCTGTGGGGCAGGCTCCTCGCTCCTGGCTCTAGGAACCCTGGGAACAAGGCTGAAAATGTGTACACATGTTTTGTAATTAAAATGCAAAGGCTTAGCTCCTCTGGCGTAAATCCATGCATTTGTGTTGACTTGCTGAGACCTCATGCCCCTTCTGTGAGTGCAGGCTGGGTCGGAGAGCTCGTGCCTGGGCCAtggcagagctgtccctgcctccctcaACCCATCCTAACACCCCAGCCAGAGCACATtctgcatctgctgctgctggggccggAGCTGGGGCCACTCTCTGGCCCTTTGGTCAGAGATGGATGCCAGCCAGTGCTGCCAGTCGCTCAGCCCCATCacaccctgcctgcccagagcaCGTTTGGCTGCTGCAAAGTGCCCCGGCTGTGccaggtgctcccagctctggccctGTCCCATCTGCCAGAAGTCCTGGAGACGCTGATTCCTGTGGGGGGTGGGACAGACAGCGGTGCCCGggtgctgcctggcaggcaGGTGGCACGGCAGGCCCTGCCAGCACGGCACAGCCGTGTGCGGCCGCAGCTCTCCGGGACAGCCCCGTGCTCAgggctccagcactgctgcagcagcacacggaCGGTGTTTGcaccctcagcagcagcagcagctctgccccatgtcccccagCACCCCTGCCCCGCAGTCCTGCCTCTTCCTTAGGCATCTTTGCACCCCTAGGGCCAAGCCCCCTCAAGCCTGCCCATGCTCTCCCCATTTTGGCTGTGGTCAGCTTGGCCCCGGCCCAAGGGAGGTTTTGGGCAGCTCTGGTGCTGCTGAGGCCTGCCGGGCCAGGGCTGATCTCCTCCACGCCACAGCAGGCAGGACCCAGCAGCATATGGCTCAGCCATGCCGACATATGCTCAGAGCACTACAAGATGGCACATTGCAATTGTAGCGGTGTTCTTcgtttttatttttagttcagTTATACAAATAAGATGTTTTTCTCACTGTTCAGTGTTATCAacatttgaaactatttttgtACATTATTATCCTCTCTGATTTCTAATCCTATGCAGCTTTGCAAGGACTAATAGGGAATGTATAGAGCCCATGCGAGTTAAACCCTTAATAAAGAGCAATTTGCAAGTACAATTctctcattattttttttatcgATACTTCTGCATATTCAGTGAAATCTAAAGATTAGAGTTTTATGAATAATTCAGTGTTTAGGCTGATGTCTGATTCATGCTCTTCAGATCTGGGAGGTGGTTTtggagggaagaggaggaaggattCGGTGTTTATTTGCTGTCCGTGAGGCTGTGCTCCACAGGAGTGTGGTGATGCCTGGCACTGTGGTTCTGCCACCCGTGGAGgaccagccctggcacaaggccTGGCCCCaagcccccaggctgtccccacactgtgacacctggctgctgctggtggtgctgggggcAAGCAAGGCTTTGGGACCCTCCTGCCTGTTCAGCCGGGTGCCATTGGCATCACAGAGCTACCACAGAGGTGATGGATGGATCCAGGATGAGGAAACGCACTCAAACCTTCTGTGGTGCCACCCCCAGCAGCTCACTGTGCCCTTCCTGGGGAATTCAGAAATGGACTGAAATGAAGCAATAAACAGGCTGGTGCTGGTCTGGGGAGGATGAGGGCATGTGGGGCTCCAGGCCATGGGTCtacctcccagctccctgctgcagacCTGGCTCCACTGGCACCTCAGCCAGCACCCGGCCCCTGGGCTCAAGAGGTGGGTGCAGGCCTTGACAAGGATCTCCATGGGCACTGCTTTTCAGGTGcattgctgtgctctgctgagaTGGCCATGAGCCTGTCCTGCCACCATTTAATCCCACTTTACAACTTTCTCATGTTTCCAGCAGACAATGCACACAAAATCCCTGTGAGTCCTGTGTGAAGTGGGCAGTCCCCGCCATGGGGACGTTTGCAGTGGGGACTGTGTGGGGAACAGTGGGGACTGTTTCTACACCAAAGAGCCATTGGTGCTTTACCCAGGTTCTCCTCACAAGCACAGGTGCCTGCACAGAGGGGCCATGGAAGTGC of the Passer domesticus isolate bPasDom1 chromosome 9, bPasDom1.hap1, whole genome shotgun sequence genome contains:
- the RHO gene encoding rhodopsin isoform X1, whose protein sequence is MNGTEGQDFYVPMSNKTGVVRSPFEYPQYYLAEPWKFSALAAYMFMLILLGFPINFLTLYVTIQHKKLRTPLNYILLNLAVADLFMVFGGFTTTMYTSMNGYFVFGVTGCYIEGFFATLGGEIALWSLVVLAIERYVVVCKPMSNFRFGENHAIMGVAFSWIMALACAAPPLFGWSRYIPEGMQCSCGIDYYTLKPEVNNESFVIYMFVVHFMIPLLIIFFCYGNLVCTVKEAAAQQQESATTQKAEKEVTRMVIIMVISFLICWVPYASVAFYIFTNQGSDFGPIFMTIPAFFAKSSAIYNPVIYIVMNKQFRNCMITTLCCGKNPLGDEDTSAGKTETSSVSTSQVSPA
- the RHO gene encoding rhodopsin isoform X2 codes for the protein METSQHQILQLLDLCISLAHFLTQEMTILFLLFCRAESAIGSGVVHGGTGKQSWLSSPCQPGEIALWSLVVLAIERYVVVCKPMSNFRFGENHAIMGVAFSWIMALACAAPPLFGWSRYIPEGMQCSCGIDYYTLKPEVNNESFVIYMFVVHFMIPLLIIFFCYGNLVCTVKEAAAQQQESATTQKAEKEVTRMVIIMVISFLICWVPYASVAFYIFTNQGSDFGPIFMTIPAFFAKSSAIYNPVIYIVMNKQFRNCMITTLCCGKNPLGDEDTSAGKTETSSVSTSQVSPA